A window of Psychromonas sp. CNPT3 contains these coding sequences:
- a CDS encoding virulence factor BrkB family protein encodes MFKLCVTQKAKSTGRYLLFLYQRCHQDNIKVPAGHLAYVTLLSIVPCLAVIFYMLSAFPMFSDLNKIIEDLIYNNFLPTSGDALKVHMSGFIENTKKMSMMGIASLMVIALLLISTIDQTINRIWRCSTKRSWVQAFTIYWTILSLGPIILGGSIALSSYLFAIVQQRGFLSVGQQLLSFMPFIVSWLAFSGVYALVPRQKVNVRYALIGGFSSAVLLNLGTDLFSLYIINFPSQQIIYGALAVIPILFVWIYFNWLIVLFGAEITVSIDEFFEKEDNNERSNDCINTASDKS; translated from the coding sequence ATGTTTAAATTATGTGTTACGCAAAAAGCAAAAAGCACCGGCCGTTATTTGCTTTTTTTATATCAGCGTTGCCATCAAGATAATATAAAAGTGCCAGCGGGGCATTTAGCTTATGTGACTTTATTATCCATAGTGCCGTGTCTTGCTGTTATTTTTTATATGCTTTCGGCTTTTCCGATGTTTTCGGATCTTAATAAAATAATTGAAGATCTTATTTATAATAATTTCTTACCCACATCGGGAGACGCACTTAAAGTACATATGAGTGGCTTTATCGAAAATACGAAGAAAATGAGTATGATGGGTATCGCCTCTTTAATGGTGATCGCGTTATTATTGATTTCAACGATTGATCAAACCATTAATCGCATTTGGCGTTGCTCGACTAAGCGTTCTTGGGTCCAAGCATTTACTATTTATTGGACGATCTTAAGCCTTGGCCCCATTATATTGGGGGGCAGTATTGCTTTAAGCTCATACTTATTTGCGATTGTGCAACAACGTGGCTTTTTATCAGTGGGTCAGCAATTATTGAGTTTTATGCCTTTTATTGTTTCTTGGCTAGCTTTTTCAGGCGTGTATGCACTGGTGCCGAGGCAAAAAGTAAATGTCCGTTATGCTCTGATCGGTGGATTTAGCAGTGCTGTTTTATTAAATCTGGGTACGGATCTGTTTAGTTTATATATTATAAACTTCCCCTCGCAGCAGATAATATATGGTGCATTGGCCGTGATCCCGATCCTTTTTGTGTGGATCTATTTTAACTGGTTAATAGTGTTATTTGGTGCAGAGATAACGGTTAGCATTGATGAGTTTTTTGAAAAAGAAGACAATAACGAGAGGTCAAATGATTGCATTAATACAGCGAGTGACAAAAGCTAA
- the dtd gene encoding D-aminoacyl-tRNA deacylase, translated as MIALIQRVTKANVEVSGQIVGEIKHGLLILLGVEKEDDIKKCHRLVDKVLTFRLFSDSNDKMNLNVQQVKGDILVISQFTLPAITHKGNRPGFSNGAPAEIAENLYMRFSERCQESELHVENGVFGADMQVSSTNDGPVTFWLQV; from the coding sequence ATGATTGCATTAATACAGCGAGTGACAAAAGCTAACGTCGAAGTTTCAGGACAGATTGTCGGTGAAATTAAACACGGCTTACTCATATTACTGGGTGTTGAAAAAGAAGATGACATAAAAAAATGTCATCGATTAGTTGATAAAGTATTAACTTTCCGTTTGTTTTCTGATAGTAATGATAAAATGAACCTTAATGTGCAACAGGTAAAAGGTGATATTCTGGTGATATCTCAATTTACCTTACCTGCAATAACACATAAAGGTAATCGCCCCGGTTTTTCAAATGGGGCCCCTGCAGAGATTGCAGAAAATTTATATATGCGCTTTAGTGAGCGCTGTCAGGAAAGCGAGTTACACGTTGAAAATGGTGTATTTGGCGCGGATATGCAAGTGTCATCAACCAATGATGGGCCTGTGACTTTTTGGCTTCAAGTCTAA